Proteins from a single region of Paraglaciecola sp. T6c:
- the hrpA gene encoding ATP-dependent RNA helicase HrpA: MSSHLSETQSAPLTYSQLSELTSVCMASDRFRFQRRFKQIQRFDNKKKNEALAKLSKDIDRSVLLKEQRQANLPKVEYPDLPVTEQKQKISDAIRDNQVVIIAGETGSGKTTQIPKICLELGRGVSGLIGHTQPRRLAARSVANRIAEELHSELGNEVGFKIRFSDQVSDRTYVKLMTDGILLAEIQQDRFLNQYDTIIIDEAHERSLNIDFILGILKQLLPKRPDLKLIITSATIDPERFSKHFDDAPIIQVSGRTFPVEMRYRPLLDDDGENDRDQAQAIIDAVNELGNHSQGDILVFLSGERDIRDMADALTRQQFRHTEVVPLYARLSAAEQNKIFQSHSGRRIVLATNVAETSLTVPGIKYVIDPGTARISRYSVRSKVQRLPIEPISQASANQRAGRCGRVSDGICIRLYSEDDYNNRNEFTDPEILRTNLASVILQMMALGLGKIDEFPFVQMPDSRSINDGFNLLEELGGVEKNTGRLNLTTIGRQMARLPIDPRYARMIVEAEKLNSMRDVSIITAGLSIQDPRERPQDKRQAADEKHQAFANKESDFLGLLTLWLEFKAKQVELTNNQLRKWCKQNFINYLRMREWQDIVSQLRKSIAELGFSISQADADYQAIHQAMAAGLLSHIGNKDKDKEYLGARNGKFMLFPGSGIAKASPKWVMVAELVDTSRLFGRMGAKIEPQWLESLAPHLIKRNYSEPHWSKKQGVVQAFESVTLYGLPLVSKRRVVYSQIDPVISREIFIREALVNQDTKLNDDFLTENQLEVDEIKGLEDKTRRRDLLVDEEALVDFYAQLIPTHVCSEASFKKWWGKTKNTQPDLLTYSKQMLLKNSPTKSHAYDFPETWQQGNLTLRLDYHFNPTDIDDGVNLLVPLSLLNQLSVVGFDWLVPGLRHELIVTLIKSLPKRLRRNFVPAPNYADACLSDISAIDKKGQPIAFLSAISQKLKRMTGVEVEIEEWQIDSLPFHLRFNFKVLDDNNKVVQQGRDLQALQHQLQGKVKQSLSKMAKPGLERSGITQWDFERLPTEYVSKQSGFNVKAYPALVSEKNAVAIKLFDKLHMAQQAHQLGLRQLILLSIPSPIKYLHEKLPNKAKLGLYFNPFGKVAALIDDVIAAATDELIESYRDLHGDIRTPEAFHACSEHVRSEINDSVLTIAQKVETGLTKAHQIKKKMKGNVPMAMINAYGDIKQHLDSLVFNGFVSDIGARRLSDWQRYIEGIARRIEKLPIDPTKDRLHQLNVEKVHGEYTKRLQKIPAGVPIPDELKEVRWMIEELRVSFFAQQLGTAMPISTKRIISQLDAN, translated from the coding sequence TTGTCTTCACATTTATCAGAAACGCAAAGCGCTCCGTTAACTTATTCCCAATTAAGCGAACTGACGTCAGTGTGTATGGCGTCGGATCGGTTTCGTTTTCAACGCCGCTTTAAACAGATTCAACGATTCGATAACAAAAAGAAAAACGAAGCCCTCGCTAAGTTGAGTAAAGATATTGATAGGTCGGTGTTATTAAAAGAGCAAAGGCAAGCTAACCTTCCGAAGGTAGAATACCCAGACTTACCCGTTACTGAACAAAAACAGAAAATTTCAGATGCGATCCGCGATAATCAAGTGGTGATTATTGCAGGTGAAACGGGCTCGGGTAAAACAACTCAAATTCCGAAAATTTGTTTAGAGTTAGGGCGAGGTGTAAGTGGTTTAATCGGCCATACTCAGCCACGAAGACTCGCCGCTAGAAGCGTCGCTAACCGCATAGCAGAAGAACTACATAGCGAACTAGGAAATGAAGTCGGGTTTAAAATTCGTTTCTCAGATCAAGTGAGTGACCGTACCTATGTAAAGTTAATGACAGACGGTATTTTGCTCGCAGAAATTCAACAAGATAGATTTTTAAATCAGTATGACACCATTATTATTGATGAGGCGCATGAGCGAAGCCTCAATATTGATTTTATCCTCGGTATACTGAAACAACTACTGCCTAAAAGACCGGATTTAAAGTTGATCATCACCTCAGCGACGATCGACCCTGAGCGCTTTTCAAAGCATTTTGATGATGCTCCGATTATTCAAGTGAGCGGCCGAACTTTCCCAGTCGAAATGCGTTACAGACCATTACTAGATGACGACGGTGAGAACGACAGGGACCAAGCGCAAGCGATAATTGATGCGGTGAATGAACTGGGTAACCATAGCCAAGGAGACATTTTAGTCTTTCTGAGTGGTGAGAGAGACATCCGCGACATGGCAGATGCACTGACACGTCAACAATTCCGGCACACTGAAGTCGTGCCACTTTACGCTAGGCTGTCTGCAGCAGAACAAAACAAGATATTTCAATCTCACTCGGGTCGACGCATCGTGCTTGCCACCAACGTCGCTGAAACATCATTAACAGTGCCTGGGATTAAATACGTTATTGACCCAGGTACGGCCCGTATCTCACGGTACAGTGTGCGCAGTAAAGTACAGCGATTACCAATTGAGCCCATTTCCCAAGCTTCCGCCAATCAAAGGGCAGGGCGTTGTGGTCGCGTATCAGATGGTATCTGTATTCGTTTGTACAGTGAAGATGACTATAACAATCGCAATGAGTTTACTGATCCTGAAATACTAAGAACGAATTTAGCCTCTGTCATCTTACAGATGATGGCGCTAGGCCTTGGCAAAATTGACGAGTTCCCCTTCGTGCAGATGCCAGACTCACGCAGTATCAATGATGGTTTTAATCTGCTCGAAGAGCTTGGTGGAGTCGAGAAAAATACGGGGCGTTTAAACTTAACCACCATCGGCCGGCAAATGGCGCGTTTACCCATCGATCCTCGCTATGCCCGGATGATTGTCGAAGCAGAAAAACTCAATAGTATGCGAGACGTATCTATTATTACCGCTGGTTTAAGCATTCAAGACCCGCGAGAGCGCCCACAAGATAAACGGCAAGCGGCTGATGAGAAACACCAAGCATTTGCCAATAAAGAGTCTGACTTTTTAGGCTTATTAACGCTTTGGTTAGAATTTAAAGCAAAACAAGTCGAACTGACCAACAATCAATTACGCAAGTGGTGCAAGCAAAACTTCATTAACTATTTACGTATGCGAGAGTGGCAAGACATTGTAAGCCAGTTGAGAAAATCTATCGCAGAGCTCGGGTTTAGTATCAGCCAGGCAGATGCGGATTATCAAGCTATTCACCAAGCGATGGCTGCTGGATTGCTATCTCATATCGGCAATAAAGATAAAGACAAGGAATACCTTGGCGCACGTAACGGCAAGTTCATGTTATTTCCTGGGTCAGGAATTGCCAAAGCGAGTCCTAAATGGGTGATGGTTGCTGAGCTTGTGGATACATCCCGACTATTTGGTCGAATGGGCGCAAAAATTGAACCTCAATGGCTGGAGTCACTAGCGCCTCATTTAATTAAACGTAATTACAGTGAGCCACATTGGTCGAAGAAGCAAGGAGTTGTCCAAGCGTTTGAAAGTGTGACTTTGTACGGCTTACCTTTAGTTTCTAAACGTCGCGTTGTTTACAGCCAAATAGACCCAGTTATCAGTCGTGAAATATTCATACGAGAGGCCTTGGTTAATCAAGATACTAAGTTAAATGACGATTTTTTAACTGAAAACCAGTTAGAAGTGGATGAAATTAAAGGGTTAGAGGATAAGACACGCCGCCGCGACTTGTTGGTGGATGAAGAGGCGTTGGTTGATTTTTATGCTCAGCTTATTCCTACACATGTATGCAGCGAGGCCAGTTTTAAGAAATGGTGGGGCAAAACTAAAAACACCCAGCCCGACTTGCTAACCTATTCAAAGCAAATGCTGCTTAAGAACTCACCGACAAAGTCACATGCATATGATTTCCCTGAAACGTGGCAGCAAGGCAATTTAACTCTGCGTCTAGATTATCACTTCAACCCCACGGATATAGATGATGGTGTCAATTTATTGGTGCCGCTTTCCCTATTAAACCAGTTGTCTGTTGTGGGGTTTGATTGGTTAGTGCCTGGGCTACGTCACGAGCTTATCGTCACTCTTATTAAATCATTACCAAAACGTCTTCGACGAAACTTTGTACCCGCACCTAACTACGCGGATGCTTGTTTGTCCGATATCTCTGCGATAGATAAGAAAGGCCAACCTATCGCTTTTCTAAGTGCAATCAGCCAAAAGTTAAAGCGCATGACTGGCGTAGAAGTCGAAATAGAAGAATGGCAGATAGATAGCCTACCTTTTCATCTACGCTTTAATTTTAAAGTGCTAGACGATAATAACAAGGTCGTGCAACAAGGTAGGGATCTGCAGGCGTTACAGCACCAGTTACAGGGAAAAGTAAAGCAGAGCCTGAGCAAAATGGCGAAACCTGGATTAGAAAGGTCAGGCATAACTCAGTGGGATTTTGAGCGCTTACCCACTGAATATGTCAGCAAGCAAAGTGGATTTAATGTAAAAGCGTACCCTGCGTTGGTGTCTGAAAAAAATGCGGTAGCGATAAAACTATTTGATAAGCTGCATATGGCACAGCAAGCGCATCAGCTAGGATTACGACAATTAATTTTGTTATCGATTCCATCACCTATTAAATATCTGCATGAAAAACTGCCTAATAAAGCTAAGCTCGGTTTGTACTTTAACCCATTCGGGAAGGTTGCTGCCCTGATTGATGATGTCATCGCGGCCGCAACAGACGAGCTGATAGAAAGCTACCGTGACCTTCACGGTGACATTCGCACGCCAGAAGCCTTTCACGCCTGTAGCGAGCATGTTCGCAGCGAAATAAATGATAGCGTGTTAACCATCGCCCAGAAAGTTGAAACCGGCCTAACCAAAGCGCACCAAATCAAGAAGAAAATGAAGGGTAATGTGCCGATGGCGATGATCAATGCTTATGGGGATATAAAGCAGCATTTAGACAGCCTAGTATTCAACGGGTTTGTAAGTGATATCGGTGCTCGACGTTTGAGCGATTGGCAACGCTACATTGAAGGGATCGCCAGACGAATCGAAAAACTACCTATCGACCCAACAAAAGACCGCTTGCATCAATTGAACGTAGAAAAAGTGCACGGTGAGTATACAAAGCGGTTGCAGAAAATCCCTGCCGGCGTACCTATACCTGATGAATTAAAAGAAGTTCGCTGGATGATAGAAGAGCTTAGAGTGTCATTCTTTGCCCAGCAATTAGGCACAGCTATGCCGATATCAACCAAACGGATTATCAGCCAATTAGACGCTAATTAG
- a CDS encoding CBS domain-containing protein — protein sequence MQSLRVSDYMNCRPVTFSLEMSVAEAVERLLQSGQTGGPVVDEKNKVVGFLSEQDCLVRMIESSYYREQVCRVKDIMQTEVISIRPYVSVIEQAQKMLVAKPKVYPIVDDDGYLLGTINRSQLLNAIDMQLRDGYRIAG from the coding sequence ATGCAATCATTACGAGTTAGCGATTATATGAATTGTCGCCCTGTTACCTTTTCTCTAGAAATGTCTGTAGCCGAAGCCGTCGAACGTTTACTACAAAGTGGACAAACGGGTGGTCCGGTTGTTGACGAAAAGAATAAAGTCGTTGGTTTCCTATCGGAGCAAGACTGTTTGGTAAGAATGATCGAATCAAGTTATTACCGAGAGCAAGTTTGTCGGGTGAAAGACATCATGCAAACGGAGGTTATCTCAATTCGTCCTTACGTCTCTGTGATTGAACAAGCGCAGAAAATGTTAGTCGCTAAACCTAAGGTTTACCCAATCGTTGACGATGACGGTTATTTATTAGGAACAATCAATCGCTCTCAACTTTTGAACGCAATAGATATGCAGCTAAGAGATGGATACCGTATAGCCGGTTAG
- the sbcB gene encoding exodeoxyribonuclease I, translating to MSTPSIYWHDYETWGVNPQKDPACQFAGIRTDLDLNIISQPLMIFNQIPNDYLPNPQACLITGITPQHSLRDGMVEPDFIQKIHQEFSAPETCVAGYNNIRFDDEVTRYTLYRNFYDPYGREWRNGNSRWDIIDVVRACYALRPEGIEWPLKDDGSPSFKLEDLSKANNIEHAAAHDAMSDVHATIGMAKLVKTAQPKLYDYLFNLRFKKNVIALFDINAHTPLVHISSKLPAINGCCTWIAPVAQHPTNKNAFIVVNLALDIQPLIDLSVDEIIEKLYTPSNMLEEGEQRLPIKLIHVNKSPVIAPAKTLDESNAARLGINREVCLSNLKVLKQHPELVAKLIAVHSTTRDNKEQDADHALYSGAFFSPKDRALMDQVLHSSTEQLADLTLPFEDPRLDNLLFYYKGRNFPTSLNEQELQRWQNHRKFRLLDDTSPSSITMTDYVQTLELLSEQYQSNNDKLAILKALYTYAEQL from the coding sequence GTGTCTACACCATCGATATATTGGCACGATTACGAAACATGGGGCGTTAATCCTCAAAAAGATCCTGCATGTCAGTTTGCTGGTATTCGAACCGACTTGGATCTGAACATCATTTCCCAGCCTTTGATGATTTTCAACCAAATTCCAAATGATTATTTACCTAACCCACAGGCATGTTTGATCACAGGTATAACACCACAACATAGCTTGCGTGACGGCATGGTAGAGCCCGACTTTATCCAAAAGATACATCAAGAATTTTCGGCGCCTGAAACCTGTGTTGCTGGCTACAATAATATCCGTTTTGATGACGAAGTGACACGATACACTCTGTATCGAAACTTTTACGACCCCTACGGCCGCGAATGGCGCAATGGTAATAGTCGTTGGGATATTATCGATGTTGTTAGAGCCTGTTACGCACTTCGACCTGAGGGTATAGAGTGGCCATTAAAAGACGATGGTTCTCCTAGTTTTAAATTAGAAGATTTAAGCAAAGCGAATAACATTGAGCATGCTGCAGCCCATGATGCCATGTCGGATGTACACGCCACGATTGGTATGGCAAAACTCGTCAAAACTGCGCAGCCAAAATTATACGATTATTTGTTTAATTTACGGTTTAAGAAAAACGTTATTGCCCTTTTCGATATCAATGCACATACTCCTTTGGTACATATATCCTCAAAGCTACCAGCCATAAACGGGTGTTGTACGTGGATAGCCCCTGTTGCTCAACATCCTACTAATAAAAATGCTTTTATAGTGGTAAATCTAGCGTTAGACATTCAGCCTTTAATTGATTTGTCGGTGGACGAGATTATTGAAAAGCTCTACACCCCATCCAATATGCTTGAAGAAGGTGAACAACGTTTACCAATCAAATTAATTCATGTTAACAAAAGCCCTGTAATTGCTCCGGCTAAAACGTTAGATGAATCTAACGCGGCTAGACTCGGTATTAACCGAGAAGTGTGCCTAAGCAATCTAAAAGTACTCAAACAACACCCTGAGTTGGTTGCTAAACTGATTGCGGTTCATAGCACGACTAGAGATAACAAAGAACAGGACGCTGACCATGCTCTTTATAGCGGCGCATTCTTTAGTCCAAAAGATCGGGCTTTGATGGATCAAGTGTTACACAGTAGCACTGAACAATTGGCCGACCTTACACTCCCCTTTGAAGATCCTAGATTAGACAATCTGCTGTTTTATTATAAAGGTCGAAATTTCCCCACATCGTTGAATGAGCAAGAACTGCAACGCTGGCAAAATCACCGTAAGTTCCGCTTGTTGGATGATACGTCACCGTCCAGTATTACGATGACGGATTACGTACAAACCTTAGAGTTACTCAGCGAACAGTATCAATCTAATAACGACAAATTAGCCATACTTAAAGCGTTATATACATACGCTGAACAACTTTAA